In a single window of the Papaver somniferum cultivar HN1 chromosome 8, ASM357369v1, whole genome shotgun sequence genome:
- the LOC113302424 gene encoding uncharacterized protein LOC113302424: protein MASLSSPPPHMVSTHVHGLTFPHMRLKHFPILSNKMSSWEPSPFPFSPKDDEGRNFLKEPDNIFESMDVKDMLKSSLSDDEDVVEEKSQPSVQLQPLKWPMWLLGPSVVLVTGMIPTLWLPLSSVFLGANTASLLSLIGLDSIFNTGAILFLLMADACARAKNPTQMFNSQAPLSYKFWNVLASIVGFLIPLLMYFASHKGLIQPQLSFISFSVLLGPYLLLLSIQTLTEMLTWHWKSSVWLVTPIVYEAYRVLQLMRGLRLGVDIGAPTWIMASMKGLVSWWILILCMQLMRVAWFAGFADQARQQT, encoded by the coding sequence ATGGCATCGCTATCTTCTCCGCCACCACATATGGTGTCAACTCATGTCCATGGCCTCACCTTTCCCCATATGCGCCTGAAACATTTTCCTATTCTTAGCAACAAAATGTCCTCTTGGGAGCCATCTCCCTTCCCATTTTCCCCCAAGGACGATGAAGGTAGGAACTTCCTGAAGGAACCTGATAACATTTTTGAATCTATGGATGTGAAAGATATGCTAAAATCATCGctttctgatgatgaagatgttgtaGAGGAGAAATCCCAACCATCTGTGCAACTTCAACCTCTTAAATGGCCGATGTGGCTTTTAGGGCCTTCGGTTGTTCTCGTTACAGGAATGATACCCACTTTATGGTTACCGTTATCCTCTGTATTTCTTGGTGCAAATACCGCCAGCTTACTGTCCTTGATAGGGCTTGACAGTATTTTCAATACTGGTGCAATCCTATTTCTCCTCATGGCGGATGCATGTGCTCGAGCAAAAAACCCTACACAGATGTTCAATAGCCAGGCTCCTCTCAGTTACAAGTTCTGGAACGTACTTGCGAGCATAGTCGGGTTTCTGATACCTCTTTTGATGTATTTTGCTTCTCACAAAGGCTTAATTCAACCACAACTATCTTTCATATCGTTCTCTGTTCTACTTGGACCCTATCTTCTTCTTTTATCTATACAAACGCTGACAGAAATGCTGACCTGGCATTGGAAATCGTCCGTGTGGTTAGTGACCCCAATTGTTTATGAAGCATATCGAGTTCTGCAGTTGATGAGGGGTTTAAGGTTGGGTGTGGATATTGGTGCACCAACTTGGATTATGGCGAGTATGAAAGGGTTGGTTTCTTGGTGGATACTGATACTTTGTATGCAGCTTATGAGGGTAGCCTGGTTTGCTGGATTTGCAGACCAAGCTCGACAACAAACTTGA
- the LOC113302425 gene encoding peroxisomal membrane protein 11B-like — protein MNDTLDKLVIFLAKRDGIDKLVKTFQYVSKLVHWHVESTHPDFADRAKKWEVASGHSRKAFRSGRFLTGFNALRRNPGSSPTFQLLAVLANAGEMVYFFFDHFLWLSRIGVIDARLAKRMSYTSAFGEAFGYVFFIITDFILINEGLKMQTKLLLQSEVSKDSNSTEEVETKEKSLKKIKEDRVMRLMGMSANLADLIIALAEIEPNPFCNHAVTLGISGLVSAWAGWYRNWPS, from the coding sequence ATGAATGATACATTAGATAAGTTAGTAATCTTTCTGGCAAAGAGAGATGGTATAGATAAACTTGTGAAAACTTttcaatatgtttcaaaacttgtTCATTGGCATGTTGAATCAACCCATCCTGATTTTGCTGACCGAGCCAAAAAATGGGAAGTTGCTTCCGGTCATAGCCGTAAAGCATTTCGATCAGGTCGGTTCCTTACTGGCTTCAATGCACTCCGAAGAAATCCTGGTTCGTCCCCTACTTTTCAGTTACTTGCAGTTCTTGCCAATGCTGGAGAGATggtttatttcttctttgatcaCTTCTTATGGTTATCAAGAATAGGAGTTATTGATGCCAGGTTAGCTAAACGGATGAGCTATACTTCTGCTTTTGGAGAAGCTTTTGGCTATGTTTTCTTCATTATAACAGACTTCATTCTGATAAATGAAGGACTAAAAATGCAGACGAAACTTCTCCTGCAATCTGAAGTTTCGAAAGATAGTAATTCAACAGAGGAAGTTGAGACAAAGGAGAAGAGTCTCAAGAAAATCAAAGAAGATAGAGTGATGAGATTGATGGGAATGTCTGCTAACTTGGCTGACCTCATCATCGCGCTGGCTGAAATCGAGCCAAATCCATTCTGCAACCATGCTGTCACTCTTGGGATTAGTGGATTAGTCTCCGCATGGGCTGGTTGGTACAGAAATTGGCCTTCCTGA